Proteins co-encoded in one Erinaceus europaeus chromosome X, mEriEur2.1, whole genome shotgun sequence genomic window:
- the PPP1R3F gene encoding protein phosphatase 1 regulatory subunit 3F isoform X4, with amino-acid sequence MRSEEDNLPSAAVCPEVQESVGPLVAPTPLRPWPQMTLQVSEVTVTGKPPEDGAIPRSGLPVAFTEFPQAPVIRILPSSLYGLGGSPRDQASGPDVSEGGAGPLLEPSLQQVAAAWEGASENGGGQKDPTAGPIANKPPACLEVLSGLEELLGEDTIDQELEQLYLSHLSRLRAAVAAGGAGGGGEGPPDGGLSPSHPLGILTDRDLILKWPGPERALNSALAEEITLHYARLGRGVELIKDTEDPDEDGEGDEGLSTVPSSPEGDTPKESPPEILSGAHPVMATMGDVWLPWAEASGCDSPMVLGPEGQFTGAPERGLDKDTVSLRMPRMIGEVTSEGAGTEAQMVFSTEWADSVGPLSSQEPAIPVPWGQDLTLRGPLAVEACPSLTRPCGSSQDEGGSGPSFEPLNRSPTPVPSAECVCVLPPQLRGPLTQTLGVLAGLVVVPMALNSGMSLLVLALCLSLAWFS; translated from the coding sequence GTGTCTGAAGTCACCGTGACTGGCAAGCCCCCTGAGGATGGTGCCATTCCCAGAAGTGGTCTGCCTGTGGCGTTCACAGAGTTCCCCCAGGCCCCGGTCATCAGGATTCTGCCCTCGTCTCTCTATGGCCTGGGTGGCTCCCCCAGGGACCAGGCCTCAGGGCCCGATGTAAGCGAGGGGGGGGCTGGGCCTCTCCTGGAACCCAGCCTGCAACAGGTGGCAGCTGCGTGGGAAGGAGCCAGCGAGAATGGAGGGGGACAAAAGGACCCCACAGCGGGCCCCATAGCCAACAAGCCGCCTGCGTGCCTGGAGGTCCTGAGTGGGCTGGAGGAGCTGCTTGGTGAAGACACCATTGACCAGGAGCTGGAACAGCTCTACCTGTCCCACCTGAGCCGCCTGCGGGCTGCCGtggctgcaggtggggctgggggtggtggggagggcccCCCAGATGGAGGGCTGTCCCCCAGCCATCCCCTGGGCATTCTCACGGACCGTGACCTAATCTTGAAGTGGCCTGGCCCTGAGCGGGCCCTGAACAGCGCCCTGGCCGAGGAAATCACGCTGCATTATGCCCGTCTGGGGCGTGGCGTGGAGCTCATCAAGGACACGGAGGACCCTGACGAGGATGGGGAAGGGGATGAGGGGCTCTCCACGGTACCCTCCAGCCCAGAAGGGGATACCCCCAAGGAATCGCCGCCAGAAATCCTCTCGGGGGCACATCCCGTGATGGCCACTATGGGAGATGTGTGGCTCCCGTGGGCCGAAGCCTCAGGGTGTGACAGTCCCATGGTTCTGGGTCCAGAGGGTCAGTTCACTGGGGCTCCAGAGAGGGGGTTGGACAAGGACACTGTCTCTTTGCGCATGCCTAGGATGATAGGTGAGGTGACCTCTGAGGGTGCTGGGACAGAAGCCCAGATGGTGTTCTCCACTGAGTGGGCAGATAGTGTGGGTCCCCTGTCTAGCCAGGAACCAGCCATTCCTGTTCCCTGGGGGCAGGACCTCACCCTCCGTGGTCCCTTGGCGGTTGAAGCATGTCCTAGCTTGACTAGGCCCTGTGGGAGCTCCCAGGATGAAGGTGGCTCAGGCCCAAGCTTTGAACCCCTAAACAGGTCCCCCACCCCAGTACCCTCTGCAGAATGTGTATGTGTCTTACCTCCCCAGCTCCGGGGGCCCTTGACCCAGACTCTGGGTGTGTTGGCTGGGCTGGTGGTGGTCCCCATGGCTCTGAATAGTGGTATGTCCCTCCTGGTGCTTGCACTGTGCCTCTCTCTGGCCTGGTTCTCGTAG
- the PPP1R3F gene encoding protein phosphatase 1 regulatory subunit 3F isoform X5 produces the protein MRSEEDNLPSAVCPEVQESVGPLVAPTPLRPWPQMTLQVSEVTVTGKPPEDGAIPRSGLPVAFTEFPQAPVIRILPSSLYGLGGSPRDQASGPDVSEGGAGPLLEPSLQQVAAAWEGASENGGGQKDPTAGPIANKPPACLEVLSGLEELLGEDTIDQELEQLYLSHLSRLRAAVAAGGAGGGGEGPPDGGLSPSHPLGILTDRDLILKWPGPERALNSALAEEITLHYARLGRGVELIKDTEDPDEDGEGDEGLSTVPSSPEGDTPKESPPEILSGAHPVMATMGDVWLPWAEASGCDSPMVLGPEGQFTGAPERGLDKDTVSLRMPRMIGEVTSEGAGTEAQMVFSTEWADSVGPLSSQEPAIPVPWGQDLTLRGPLAVEACPSLTRPCGSSQDEGGSGPSFEPLNRSPTPVPSAECVCVLPPQLRGPLTQTLGVLAGLVVVPMALNSGMSLLVLALCLSLAWFS, from the coding sequence GTGTCTGAAGTCACCGTGACTGGCAAGCCCCCTGAGGATGGTGCCATTCCCAGAAGTGGTCTGCCTGTGGCGTTCACAGAGTTCCCCCAGGCCCCGGTCATCAGGATTCTGCCCTCGTCTCTCTATGGCCTGGGTGGCTCCCCCAGGGACCAGGCCTCAGGGCCCGATGTAAGCGAGGGGGGGGCTGGGCCTCTCCTGGAACCCAGCCTGCAACAGGTGGCAGCTGCGTGGGAAGGAGCCAGCGAGAATGGAGGGGGACAAAAGGACCCCACAGCGGGCCCCATAGCCAACAAGCCGCCTGCGTGCCTGGAGGTCCTGAGTGGGCTGGAGGAGCTGCTTGGTGAAGACACCATTGACCAGGAGCTGGAACAGCTCTACCTGTCCCACCTGAGCCGCCTGCGGGCTGCCGtggctgcaggtggggctgggggtggtggggagggcccCCCAGATGGAGGGCTGTCCCCCAGCCATCCCCTGGGCATTCTCACGGACCGTGACCTAATCTTGAAGTGGCCTGGCCCTGAGCGGGCCCTGAACAGCGCCCTGGCCGAGGAAATCACGCTGCATTATGCCCGTCTGGGGCGTGGCGTGGAGCTCATCAAGGACACGGAGGACCCTGACGAGGATGGGGAAGGGGATGAGGGGCTCTCCACGGTACCCTCCAGCCCAGAAGGGGATACCCCCAAGGAATCGCCGCCAGAAATCCTCTCGGGGGCACATCCCGTGATGGCCACTATGGGAGATGTGTGGCTCCCGTGGGCCGAAGCCTCAGGGTGTGACAGTCCCATGGTTCTGGGTCCAGAGGGTCAGTTCACTGGGGCTCCAGAGAGGGGGTTGGACAAGGACACTGTCTCTTTGCGCATGCCTAGGATGATAGGTGAGGTGACCTCTGAGGGTGCTGGGACAGAAGCCCAGATGGTGTTCTCCACTGAGTGGGCAGATAGTGTGGGTCCCCTGTCTAGCCAGGAACCAGCCATTCCTGTTCCCTGGGGGCAGGACCTCACCCTCCGTGGTCCCTTGGCGGTTGAAGCATGTCCTAGCTTGACTAGGCCCTGTGGGAGCTCCCAGGATGAAGGTGGCTCAGGCCCAAGCTTTGAACCCCTAAACAGGTCCCCCACCCCAGTACCCTCTGCAGAATGTGTATGTGTCTTACCTCCCCAGCTCCGGGGGCCCTTGACCCAGACTCTGGGTGTGTTGGCTGGGCTGGTGGTGGTCCCCATGGCTCTGAATAGTGGTATGTCCCTCCTGGTGCTTGCACTGTGCCTCTCTCTGGCCTGGTTCTCGTAG